From Bacteroidota bacterium, a single genomic window includes:
- a CDS encoding phosphoribosylglycinamide formyltransferase: MKRLAIFASGSGTNAENIALHFFDHKLAEVSLIVTNNANAGVIERAKKFSIPVLIVSKKEFSDSSFIEILKDWHIDMIILAGFLLLVPTTLIDAFKGKIINIHPALLPLFGGKGFYGANVHQKVIETKSLISGITIHHVNEFFDDGEIIFQAACHIDAADTPDTLAGKIHHLEKMYFPVVIEKIVQQLP; the protein is encoded by the coding sequence ATGAAACGTCTTGCCATTTTTGCGTCCGGTTCAGGTACAAATGCCGAAAACATAGCCTTACATTTTTTTGATCATAAACTGGCAGAAGTTTCTCTCATAGTTACCAATAATGCCAATGCCGGTGTGATCGAACGTGCAAAAAAATTCTCGATCCCGGTTTTGATTGTTTCCAAAAAAGAGTTTTCTGATTCATCGTTCATAGAGATTTTGAAGGACTGGCATATCGATATGATCATCCTGGCGGGATTTCTCTTGCTGGTTCCGACCACATTAATAGATGCTTTCAAGGGGAAAATTATCAATATCCATCCGGCCTTACTTCCTTTATTTGGTGGAAAGGGCTTTTATGGAGCAAATGTTCATCAGAAAGTAATCGAAACAAAAAGTCTGATTTCGGGTATTACAATTCATCACGTGAATGAGTTTTTCGATGATGGCGAGATCATTTTCCAGGCCGCTTGTCATATCGACGCAGCAGATACTCCGGATACATTAGCCGGGAAAATTCATCACCTTGAGAAAATGTACTTTCCCGTGGTCATTGAAAAAATTGTTCAACAGCTTCCCTGA
- a CDS encoding HAMP domain-containing histidine kinase, which yields MIKRLTAFNPVKFSLILLFTAFVIAGGAEYIQYKTVYSGQALISNAEKKLIGLEKEMKASLKKIKSFEKEDEFHNYFFHSGFENIGFSFYVIQNGKIIYWSDNEPVVTPEDFNSNEQGKLLSLPNGDFLFYSETSADKKFVGLIILRHNYDYENKYLVNGFNQSLGLSASFVNDKDGKFQFHLPDGKVGYNLHFENISDTENGVAKYLYFLSVILCLIALHILFRNYFRSSVLAGSVFVLVVLLLRTLMIAYKIPGEFYKLQIFSPQYYASSFYFNSLGDLLINASIFLLIAVNLYQFSKKIRSTLGNIFLALILVCALAGGFHSLITGLIINSQISFDVNTPLEMSEFSLWAFAAISILLITFLFFIATVLRLFSGYKISTGHAWVAIAFCALYSSVLLNELNCFKERESRKLLAQKIGVRQDHVAEYLFDEAGKKIESDTLLPRLIQQKENITAYITQKYLNGYLSRFESNIYAFPANDTNYVIDGRTLANFQQQADNGKPTFGRNLVYLNNDNGRSSYLAFIPIESKQQSVYTIVILMNARFLQTEEGFPELFMSGQSQENIFPKEYSFARYSDLSLIYEYGSFTYSLTDKDFRKSLDEFTFIDLNGYNHLVYRMNANSAIVVSRPIENIFTLVTLFSWMFAFSGITAFLIYILSIVLSPSSYFTWNLMRRIQVSVVAVVVLSFILVGAGTVIYIDKKYQDDERKSISDQVNALWFMISEDASAYLNGQNYPELFGVLDRIVGNTNIDFNLFDADGGLLYSSQPKIYKQNIVSQRMNPEALYEIRKNQLTQFINPENAGQLKYISAYAPITDRNGAVKAYLSLPYFEKQNELNKEVSGFLSALLNIYVFLLAIAVFVTVVISSRITKPLLLIQEKMSGVRLGSINEKIAYQKNDEIGQLVHEYNRMLEELASSADKLAQSERESAWREMAKQVAHEIKNPLTPMKLSVQHLQRNLQHKDDKDREFVNRISETLIQQIDTLSAIATSFSDFAKMPQAKPEKLDLLQIITPIADLYREIPNLEIKLSGNNEAHFVHADKDHLNRIFSNVLKNALQAIPDERKGKITIDIKNTINDIRIEISDNGIGIPDDKKDKIFIPNFTTKSSGTGLGLAMVKNLVEQSGGKVWFTTEVNSGTTFYIDLPKA from the coding sequence ATGATAAAAAGATTGACCGCATTTAATCCGGTTAAATTTTCCCTCATACTTCTTTTCACTGCATTTGTAATTGCGGGCGGAGCCGAATATATTCAATATAAAACAGTCTATTCCGGACAAGCTCTGATTTCAAATGCCGAAAAGAAACTGATCGGACTTGAAAAGGAGATGAAGGCTTCTTTGAAAAAAATAAAGTCATTTGAAAAAGAAGATGAATTCCATAATTACTTTTTTCATAGCGGTTTCGAAAATATCGGCTTTAGCTTTTATGTTATTCAGAATGGAAAAATAATCTATTGGTCCGATAACGAACCTGTCGTAACTCCGGAAGATTTTAATTCCAATGAACAAGGAAAATTGTTGTCTTTGCCAAACGGAGATTTTCTTTTTTATTCTGAAACGTCAGCAGATAAAAAATTTGTCGGACTGATCATTCTGCGTCATAATTACGATTATGAAAATAAATATTTAGTAAACGGATTCAATCAATCACTGGGATTATCTGCTTCTTTTGTAAACGACAAAGACGGAAAATTTCAATTTCATTTGCCTGACGGGAAAGTTGGTTACAATCTTCACTTTGAAAATATTTCTGATACTGAAAATGGTGTTGCTAAATATCTTTATTTTCTTTCAGTAATTCTTTGTCTGATCGCTTTACATATTTTATTCAGAAACTATTTCCGAAGTTCCGTTCTTGCCGGAAGCGTTTTTGTATTAGTAGTTCTTTTACTCAGAACTCTGATGATCGCTTATAAAATTCCCGGAGAATTTTATAAGCTTCAGATCTTTAGTCCGCAGTATTATGCCTCTTCCTTTTATTTTAATTCTCTCGGCGACCTGCTCATAAACGCTTCAATTTTTTTACTGATAGCGGTAAACTTATATCAATTCAGTAAAAAGATAAGAAGCACTTTAGGAAATATTTTTCTCGCATTGATCTTAGTATGCGCTCTTGCCGGAGGTTTTCACTCTCTTATCACCGGTCTGATCATAAATTCTCAGATCTCATTCGATGTGAATACTCCTTTAGAGATGAGCGAATTCAGCTTGTGGGCCTTTGCTGCAATTTCGATTCTGCTGATCACTTTTTTGTTTTTTATTGCAACTGTACTGCGGTTATTTTCCGGATATAAAATTTCTACCGGACATGCATGGGTTGCAATTGCATTTTGTGCTTTGTATTCTTCGGTTTTATTAAATGAATTAAATTGTTTCAAAGAACGGGAAAGCAGAAAACTTCTTGCACAGAAAATTGGTGTCAGACAGGATCATGTTGCCGAATATTTATTTGATGAAGCCGGAAAAAAAATTGAATCAGACACTCTTCTCCCCCGATTAATTCAGCAGAAGGAAAACATTACCGCATACATCACTCAGAAATATCTTAACGGATATCTTTCCAGATTTGAAAGCAACATCTACGCATTTCCGGCTAATGATACAAATTATGTTATCGATGGACGAACGCTTGCTAATTTTCAACAACAGGCAGATAATGGAAAACCAACTTTTGGGAGAAATCTTGTTTACCTTAACAATGACAATGGGAGATCATCTTATCTTGCATTTATACCGATAGAGAGTAAGCAGCAGTCAGTATACACTATTGTAATTTTAATGAATGCACGATTCCTTCAAACTGAAGAAGGTTTCCCGGAATTATTCATGAGTGGACAATCGCAGGAAAATATTTTTCCGAAAGAATATTCTTTTGCACGTTACAGCGATCTTTCTCTGATCTATGAATATGGAAGTTTTACCTATTCTCTTACCGATAAAGATTTCCGCAAGTCGCTCGATGAATTTACATTCATCGATCTGAATGGATACAACCATCTTGTTTACAGGATGAATGCCAACTCGGCCATTGTTGTAAGCCGACCGATAGAGAACATTTTTACATTGGTGACTCTGTTTTCATGGATGTTTGCTTTCTCAGGAATTACTGCCTTTCTCATCTATATTTTGTCGATTGTACTTTCACCAAGTAGTTATTTTACCTGGAACCTCATGCGGAGGATTCAGGTGTCAGTTGTAGCTGTTGTTGTGTTAAGTTTTATTCTTGTCGGAGCCGGAACAGTAATTTACATCGATAAAAAATATCAGGACGATGAACGAAAGAGCATTTCAGATCAGGTAAATGCGCTATGGTTTATGATCAGTGAAGATGCTTCGGCTTATCTGAACGGACAAAATTATCCGGAATTATTCGGTGTACTTGATCGCATTGTGGGGAATACCAATATAGATTTCAATTTGTTCGATGCCGATGGTGGTCTTTTATATTCGTCACAACCGAAGATCTACAAGCAGAATATCGTTAGTCAGCGAATGAATCCTGAAGCATTATATGAGATCAGAAAAAATCAGTTAACGCAATTTATCAATCCTGAGAATGCCGGACAATTGAAATACATTTCTGCTTATGCACCGATCACAGACAGAAATGGTGCTGTGAAAGCATATCTGAGTTTACCATATTTTGAAAAACAAAATGAATTGAATAAAGAAGTCTCGGGATTTCTTTCGGCCTTATTAAATATTTATGTGTTTCTACTTGCGATTGCTGTATTTGTAACTGTTGTGATTTCTTCGAGGATCACAAAACCACTTTTACTTATTCAGGAAAAAATGTCAGGCGTTCGCTTAGGATCAATCAACGAGAAGATTGCTTATCAGAAGAATGATGAGATCGGACAATTGGTTCATGAGTATAACCGGATGCTTGAAGAACTGGCATCCAGTGCCGATAAACTGGCGCAGAGTGAAAGAGAATCTGCCTGGCGCGAAATGGCCAAACAGGTTGCGCATGAGATCAAGAATCCATTGACTCCAATGAAACTTTCAGTGCAGCATTTGCAAAGAAATCTTCAGCATAAAGATGATAAGGATCGCGAATTTGTAAACCGGATCTCTGAAACGTTGATCCAGCAGATCGATACTTTGTCAGCAATTGCAACTTCGTTTTCTGATTTTGCAAAGATGCCACAGGCAAAACCTGAGAAGCTCGACCTGCTTCAGATCATCACTCCGATCGCTGACCTTTACCGCGAAATCCCGAATCTTGAAATAAAATTGTCAGGTAATAATGAAGCACATTTTGTTCACGCAGATAAAGATCACCTGAATAGAATTTTCTCAAATGTTCTGAAGAATGCGCTTCAGGCAATTCCTGATGAACGAAAAGGGAAAATTACAATTGATATAAAAAATACTATAAATGATATTCGAATAGAGATTTCTGACAATGGTATTGGCATTCCTGACGATAAAAAAGACAAGATCTTTATCCCAAATTTCACAACAAAATCCAGTGGGACAGGATTAGGATTGGCCATGGTGAAGAATCTGGTGGAGCAATCTGGTGGGAAAGTCTGGTTTACAACAGAGGTCAATTCAGGAACTACATTCTATATTGATCTGCCTAAGGCCTGA
- a CDS encoding cobalamin B12-binding domain-containing protein, which produces MNRPIRVLIAKVGLDGHDRGAKVIASFLRDAGMEVIYTGLRQTPEMVVNAALQEDVDVIGVSILSGAHMTVFPKIITLMNEKKLDNVLLTGGGIIPTDDMNKLMALGCGKLFAPGTDTKEIIRYIKNEVELKRGNINI; this is translated from the coding sequence ATGAATCGTCCGATACGCGTATTAATTGCAAAAGTCGGTCTCGACGGACACGATCGTGGCGCAAAAGTCATTGCATCTTTTCTCCGTGATGCCGGAATGGAAGTGATCTACACCGGCCTCCGCCAGACTCCCGAAATGGTTGTCAATGCTGCACTACAGGAAGATGTGGATGTGATAGGTGTTAGTATTTTATCCGGCGCACACATGACTGTATTCCCAAAGATCATTACACTGATGAATGAGAAAAAGCTTGACAATGTTCTATTGACCGGCGGCGGAATCATTCCGACAGATGATATGAATAAACTGATGGCTCTCGGCTGCGGAAAGTTATTCGCTCCCGGAACTGATACGAAGGAAATTATTAGGTATATAAAGAATGAAGTTGAATTGAAACGGGGGAATATTAATATTTGA
- a CDS encoding enoyl-CoA hydratase/isomerase family protein — protein sequence MYTNILTETQSNTCIITVNRPDKLNALNHETIQEIGKAVAAAEKDNDVYGIIITGSGAKAFVAGADISEFSKYTVEEGKKLSADGQKVFKSIELCSKPVIAAVNGFALGGGCELAMSCHMRIASDNAKFGQPEVKLGLIPGYAGTQRLVQLIGKGKAMELLMTADMIGAGEAHTLGLVNYVTAPAELMSKTFEILNKIYANGPRAVAGIINCVDAFFQDGVDGSAFEIEEFGNCFGTDGFVEGVDAFLNKRKANFR from the coding sequence ATGTACACAAACATCCTCACAGAAACCCAATCAAATACTTGTATCATCACAGTAAATCGTCCCGATAAACTGAATGCCCTCAATCATGAGACCATTCAGGAAATTGGAAAGGCTGTTGCTGCTGCAGAAAAAGACAACGATGTTTATGGAATTATCATCACCGGTAGTGGAGCAAAAGCATTTGTTGCAGGTGCTGATATTTCAGAGTTTTCAAAATATACTGTTGAAGAAGGAAAAAAATTAAGCGCCGACGGGCAAAAAGTTTTTAAGTCGATTGAACTATGCAGTAAACCTGTGATCGCTGCAGTGAATGGTTTTGCATTGGGCGGAGGTTGCGAACTTGCAATGAGTTGTCATATGCGCATTGCATCCGACAATGCAAAATTCGGTCAGCCGGAAGTGAAACTTGGATTGATTCCAGGATATGCCGGAACACAACGACTTGTGCAATTGATCGGTAAAGGAAAAGCGATGGAGTTATTGATGACAGCCGATATGATCGGTGCCGGAGAAGCACATACTCTGGGACTTGTCAATTATGTAACTGCTCCTGCAGAATTAATGTCAAAGACATTCGAGATCCTCAATAAGATCTATGCTAACGGTCCCCGTGCGGTTGCAGGAATTATTAATTGCGTTGATGCTTTTTTCCAGGACGGTGTTGATGGTTCAGCTTTTGAAATTGAAGAGTTTGGAAATTGTTTTGGAACTGATGGATTTGTTGAAGGGGTTGATGCATTCTTAAATAAAAGAAAAGCGAATTTTCGGTAG
- a CDS encoding BC10 family protein — protein MSSSINFDEARSAYLSAPSSAKSAGENTQLFIHIALMVLISKRSPRIFCVLCATLREIIITDTNPHCNLIKSSAV, from the coding sequence ATTTCGAGCAGCATAAATTTTGATGAAGCCCGATCTGCGTATTTATCTGCGCCTTCATCTGCAAAATCTGCGGGAGAAAACACACAGCTATTTATTCACATAGCATTAATGGTTCTGATCTCGAAGAGATCTCCGCGGATTTTCTGCGTGCTCTGCGCAACTCTGCGGGAAATAATCATTACTGATACAAACCCGCACTGTAATTTGATTAAAAGCTCTGCAGTTTGA
- a CDS encoding NUDIX hydrolase has product MSKKITAEEVAYDGKFLKVNKYTIKNSNDQSEEIYECLERGDSVCAVVFNKETDKYLFVKQYRLGAKKDLIELVAGMVDKEDSSLEDCIIREIAEELGYSVNKDDVRFLYSFYSSPGASTEKMHLFYVDVDQKISKGGGVGDEDIEIVEFTADELMDLDRFEDVKTILGAVWVNS; this is encoded by the coding sequence ATGTCTAAGAAAATCACTGCTGAAGAAGTTGCATATGATGGCAAGTTTCTTAAAGTAAATAAATACACCATTAAGAACAGTAACGATCAGTCGGAAGAGATCTATGAATGCCTTGAACGTGGTGATTCTGTTTGCGCAGTAGTGTTCAATAAAGAAACCGACAAATACCTTTTTGTAAAACAATATCGTCTTGGTGCAAAGAAAGATCTTATCGAACTGGTAGCAGGAATGGTCGACAAAGAAGACTCTTCGCTGGAAGATTGTATCATCCGTGAGATCGCTGAAGAGCTTGGATATTCAGTAAACAAAGACGATGTACGATTCTTATATAGTTTCTATTCTTCTCCCGGAGCGAGTACTGAAAAAATGCATTTGTTCTATGTTGATGTTGATCAGAAAATTTCCAAAGGCGGTGGAGTTGGTGATGAAGATATTGAGATCGTTGAATTCACAGCCGATGAGTTAATGGACCTAGATAGGTTTGAAGATGTGAAGACGATTCTGGGTGCTGTTTGGGTAAACTCCTAA
- a CDS encoding acylphosphatase produces the protein MKAIHLVIHGRVQGVFFRKYTFDKANDLGLKGMVRNLPNGDVEIIAEGREEVLKEFVDWCYKGSPASKVSSVDMKYIVYSGHKAFSIENKP, from the coding sequence ATGAAAGCAATTCATTTAGTTATTCACGGCCGGGTACAAGGTGTTTTCTTCAGAAAGTACACCTTCGACAAAGCAAACGATTTAGGGCTCAAAGGTATGGTGAGAAATTTGCCCAACGGAGACGTAGAAATCATTGCAGAGGGTAGGGAAGAGGTATTGAAAGAATTTGTTGATTGGTGTTATAAAGGTTCGCCGGCTTCAAAGGTGAGTTCTGTTGATATGAAGTACATAGTATATTCAGGGCATAAAGCATTCTCAATAGAAAATAAACCTTAA